The Thermoleophilaceae bacterium genome has a segment encoding these proteins:
- the ilvN gene encoding acetolactate synthase small subunit encodes MGEPGTKEILNLEDLEASGGIHTGRKHVLSILVENKPGVLARVAGLFARRGFNIGSLAVGPTDDAAISRITLTVDGALHPIDQVTKQLHKLVNVIKIRDLEPSETVSRELALFKISADSDTRREILEFTEIFRGNVVDVSKRSVTVEITGPDDKIEAFERNIRPFGLIEMVRTGEIAVSRGRSAT; translated from the coding sequence ATGGGTGAACCAGGAACCAAGGAAATCCTGAATCTCGAGGATCTCGAGGCAAGCGGTGGCATCCATACCGGCCGCAAGCACGTCCTCTCGATCCTCGTTGAGAACAAGCCGGGCGTTCTGGCCCGGGTGGCCGGGCTGTTCGCGCGCCGCGGCTTCAACATCGGGTCGCTGGCCGTTGGCCCCACCGACGACGCCGCGATCTCACGCATCACGCTCACGGTCGACGGCGCGCTGCATCCGATCGACCAGGTGACGAAGCAGCTGCACAAGCTCGTCAACGTGATCAAGATCCGCGACCTCGAGCCATCCGAGACGGTGTCCCGGGAGCTCGCGCTGTTCAAGATCTCGGCGGACAGCGATACGCGGCGCGAGATCCTCGAGTTCACGGAGATCTTCCGCGGCAACGTGGTGGACGTGTCCAAGCGTTCGGTGACCGTGGAGATCACCGGGCCGGACGACAAGATCGAAGCGTTCGAGCGCAACATCCGGCCGTTCGGGCTGATCGAGATGGTGCGCACGGGCGAGATCGCGGTCTCGCGCGGGCGCAGCGCCACCTAG
- a CDS encoding class I SAM-dependent methyltransferase, with translation MHRPLFARIQARASAIEERRGGAGRRRQLLDGLAGRVVEVGAGSGVSFAHYPASVTDLLAVEPESDLRERATRAAASAPIPVRVVDGLAERLPVADGSADAVVMAGVLCSVDDPSAVLAEVKRVLRPGGELRFYEHVAARNKRLAAFQRLLDATFWPRLFGGCHTACDTEKTLVASGFAIEARERFSFRPTLLATPVAPRILGRARCDN, from the coding sequence ATGCACCGACCCCTCTTCGCTCGCATCCAGGCGAGGGCCAGCGCGATCGAGGAGCGAAGAGGAGGCGCCGGCCGTCGCCGCCAGTTGCTGGACGGCCTGGCTGGGCGCGTGGTGGAGGTGGGCGCCGGCAGCGGCGTGTCGTTCGCGCATTACCCGGCTTCGGTGACCGACCTGCTGGCAGTCGAGCCGGAGTCAGACCTTCGGGAACGAGCCACGCGAGCCGCGGCGAGCGCGCCGATTCCGGTGCGTGTGGTCGATGGTCTGGCCGAGCGCCTCCCGGTGGCGGACGGCTCGGCGGACGCCGTCGTGATGGCGGGAGTGCTCTGCAGCGTGGATGACCCGAGCGCAGTTCTCGCTGAGGTGAAGCGCGTGTTGCGCCCCGGCGGCGAGCTCCGCTTCTACGAGCACGTGGCCGCTCGCAATAAGCGGCTGGCGGCTTTCCAGCGACTGCTCGATGCGACCTTCTGGCCACGGCTCTTTGGCGGCTGCCACACCGCGTGTGACACCGAGAAGACGCTGGTTGCCTCCGGTTTCGCGATCGAGGCGCGCGAACGCTTTTCCTTTCGGCCGACCTTGCTGGCCACTCCTGTCGCACCTCGCATCCTCGGACGCGCACGCTGCGACAATTAG
- a CDS encoding GNAT family N-acetyltransferase, which yields MKRGVLPSGRQPSAGQTRASWRRHKPLIEFLQAQPGTRYRVCERAGEPVGYARAVRFGEMEELTELMVEPRHQGQGIGRALLEQCWPGDPTPELGRVVVATGEPTDLGLYMEFGVMPVAGHWHIRQRTDRYLERRSQEFERVETAVHVLKADRAVAEWQRLEPPVVGHSRPALHEFFCRDRTCLATIDPQTHEATSLCWVSGEGEIGPAVGATPADIVPVVLAALDRVAATIEPEYLSLFTTTIAWWLLRRLRGLGFEIWWPSWVMCSVPLPGLDRYVPTRPPQLL from the coding sequence GTGAAGAGGGGCGTGCTGCCGTCCGGCCGCCAGCCCAGCGCTGGGCAGACGCGCGCGAGCTGGCGCCGCCACAAGCCGCTGATCGAGTTCCTCCAGGCGCAGCCCGGCACTCGCTACCGCGTCTGCGAGCGGGCGGGGGAGCCCGTGGGCTACGCGCGCGCCGTCCGCTTCGGGGAGATGGAGGAGCTCACCGAGCTGATGGTGGAGCCGCGACATCAGGGGCAGGGGATAGGCCGCGCGCTGCTCGAGCAGTGCTGGCCGGGCGACCCCACACCCGAGCTCGGGCGGGTGGTGGTGGCCACCGGCGAGCCCACCGATCTCGGGCTCTACATGGAGTTCGGCGTGATGCCGGTGGCCGGCCACTGGCACATCCGCCAGCGCACCGACCGCTATCTCGAGCGCCGCTCGCAGGAGTTCGAGCGGGTGGAGACGGCCGTGCACGTTCTGAAGGCCGACCGCGCGGTGGCGGAGTGGCAGCGCCTCGAGCCGCCGGTGGTGGGGCACTCGCGGCCGGCGCTGCATGAGTTCTTCTGCCGCGATCGCACCTGCCTCGCCACGATCGACCCGCAGACCCACGAGGCCACGTCGCTCTGCTGGGTGAGCGGCGAGGGCGAGATCGGCCCGGCCGTTGGCGCCACACCGGCGGACATCGTGCCGGTGGTGCTCGCCGCGCTCGACCGCGTGGCCGCCACGATCGAGCCTGAATACCTGAGCCTCTTCACCACGACCATCGCCTGGTGGCTCCTGCGCCGCCTGCGCGGCCTCGGCTTCGAGATCTGGTGGCCAAGCTGGGTCATGTGCTCGGTCCCACTGCCAGGCCTGGACCGCTACGTCCCAACCCGCCCACCACAACTCCTATGA
- a CDS encoding NAD(P)/FAD-dependent oxidoreductase, translating into MAWHVVIAGGGFGGLYAARRLERRLPRQSARITLVTDVNFMLYTPLLPGAAAGTLEPRHVVVPLREELSHTDIRLAQVTGADPALSELRARTIDNREERIRYDQLIVALGSVSRVLPVPGLAEHGLGFKTISEAIALRNRALLNLEIAESLEDPEERREYLTFVFVGAGYAGLEGIAELQDYVADVIERYPRCRLQGTRWILVEALDRVMRETPPSLAEFATRELRGRGMEIRTGTRVEAVGTDSLTLSTGETIPCRMVCWTAGVKPSPVVRELGLPLGSGGRIEVDETLRVRGHENVWAIGDAAAVPDPAKDGKEACPPTAQHALRQGRLVADNVAATLGHGQVKPFRYKTLGVFADLGSHKAVATMLGVKLRGFPAWWAARTYHLAAIPGFGRRMRLLVDWTVGLFFGRASAELGQLGHPPSLKGYLETPQPGADHEETA; encoded by the coding sequence ATGGCTTGGCACGTCGTCATCGCCGGCGGCGGGTTCGGCGGGCTTTACGCGGCGCGGCGCCTGGAGCGCCGGCTGCCCCGCCAGAGCGCCCGCATCACGCTCGTCACCGACGTGAACTTCATGCTCTACACGCCGCTCCTGCCCGGGGCCGCCGCCGGAACCCTTGAGCCCCGGCACGTGGTGGTCCCGCTGCGCGAGGAGCTGAGCCACACGGACATACGCCTGGCGCAGGTCACCGGGGCGGACCCCGCCCTCAGCGAGCTGCGGGCGCGCACGATCGACAACCGCGAGGAGCGGATCCGCTACGACCAGCTGATCGTGGCGCTCGGCTCGGTGTCACGCGTGCTACCCGTGCCCGGGCTCGCGGAGCATGGCCTCGGCTTCAAGACGATCTCGGAGGCGATCGCGCTGCGCAATCGCGCCCTGCTCAACCTCGAGATCGCCGAGTCGCTCGAGGATCCTGAGGAGAGGCGCGAGTACCTCACCTTTGTGTTCGTGGGCGCGGGGTACGCCGGGCTCGAAGGGATCGCCGAGCTGCAGGATTACGTGGCGGACGTGATCGAGCGCTACCCGCGCTGCCGCCTGCAGGGCACGCGCTGGATCCTCGTGGAGGCGCTCGACCGCGTGATGCGGGAGACGCCGCCAAGCCTCGCCGAGTTCGCCACCCGGGAGCTTCGCGGCCGTGGCATGGAGATCCGCACCGGCACCCGTGTGGAGGCGGTCGGCACCGACTCGCTCACCCTCTCCACCGGCGAGACGATCCCGTGCCGCATGGTGTGCTGGACGGCGGGGGTGAAACCGTCGCCCGTCGTGCGTGAGCTGGGCCTGCCGCTGGGCTCGGGCGGCCGCATCGAGGTGGACGAGACCCTTCGCGTGCGCGGGCATGAGAACGTGTGGGCGATCGGCGACGCCGCGGCCGTGCCCGATCCGGCGAAGGACGGGAAGGAGGCGTGCCCGCCCACCGCGCAGCACGCGCTGCGCCAGGGGCGGCTCGTGGCGGACAACGTGGCGGCGACGCTAGGCCACGGACAGGTGAAGCCCTTCCGCTACAAGACCCTCGGGGTGTTTGCCGACCTGGGCAGCCACAAGGCGGTGGCCACCATGCTCGGCGTCAAGCTGCGCGGTTTCCCCGCCTGGTGGGCGGCGCGCACGTACCACCTGGCCGCCATTCCCGGCTTCGGCAGGCGCATGCGACTGCTCGTGGACTGGACGGTGGGACTCTTCTTCGGCCGCGCCTCCGCCGAGCTCGGGCAGCTCGGCCACCCGCCGTCGCTGAAGGGCTACCTCGAGACACCGCAGCCCGGCGCGGACCACGAGGAGACGGCCTGA
- the ilvB gene encoding biosynthetic-type acetolactate synthase large subunit produces MRAVEAIMECLKAEGVDTVFGIPGGANLPTYDALYDAGIRHVQCRHEQGAGHAAEGYAKASGRVGVALATSGPGATNLVTPIADAMMDSVPTVFLTGQVRTELLGTDGFQEADISGITMPIVKHSILIQDPREIPQAIHEAFHIARTGRPGPVLVDVPQDLSRADIPYEPVDSVSLPGYQPTTEGNAKQIRLAAKALANARRPVIYAGGGVVNADAGRELVELCTSDRFPVTCTLMGLGAFPGTHEQWLGMLGMHGLRAANYAMDEADLICAIGARFDDRITGKLSEFAPRAKFIHIDVDPAEISKNVPAHIPIVGDAKKVLPKLTREYRALETDGSRLEAWWQRINTWQEKFPLRYDDSEDAEIKPQRMVEAMYEATGGEAIITSDVGQHQMWAAQYYKFPQARRWINSGGLGTMGFGLPSAMGAKVGCPDQPVVCLAGDGSLIMNCQELATCVTEQIPVKVFLMNNGYLGMVRQWQELFWDRRYSSVEMGASPDWVKLADAFGAVGMRVTDKNDVVDAMKTALETDGPVLLDVHVTKEENCYPMIPAGQAARDMVG; encoded by the coding sequence ATGCGAGCAGTCGAGGCGATCATGGAATGCCTGAAGGCGGAGGGCGTCGACACGGTATTCGGCATCCCAGGTGGCGCGAACCTCCCGACCTACGACGCCCTGTACGACGCCGGCATCCGCCACGTGCAGTGCCGCCACGAGCAGGGGGCGGGCCACGCGGCCGAGGGCTACGCCAAGGCCAGCGGGCGCGTGGGCGTGGCGCTCGCCACGTCGGGCCCCGGAGCCACCAATCTCGTCACGCCGATCGCCGACGCGATGATGGACAGCGTGCCCACCGTGTTCCTCACGGGACAGGTGCGCACCGAGCTGCTCGGCACCGACGGCTTCCAGGAGGCCGACATCAGCGGCATCACGATGCCGATCGTCAAGCACTCGATCCTGATCCAGGACCCCCGCGAGATTCCTCAGGCGATCCACGAGGCGTTCCACATCGCGCGCACCGGCCGTCCCGGCCCCGTGCTGGTGGACGTGCCGCAGGATCTGTCCCGGGCGGACATCCCGTACGAGCCTGTGGACTCGGTGAGCCTGCCGGGCTACCAGCCCACCACCGAGGGCAACGCCAAGCAGATCCGGCTGGCGGCCAAGGCACTCGCCAACGCGCGCCGGCCGGTGATCTACGCGGGCGGCGGCGTGGTGAACGCGGATGCGGGCAGGGAGCTCGTGGAGCTCTGCACCTCGGACCGCTTCCCGGTCACCTGCACGCTGATGGGCCTCGGCGCGTTCCCGGGCACGCACGAGCAGTGGCTCGGCATGCTGGGCATGCACGGCCTGCGCGCGGCCAACTACGCGATGGACGAGGCGGACCTGATCTGCGCGATCGGCGCCCGCTTCGACGACCGCATCACGGGCAAGCTGTCCGAGTTCGCGCCGCGGGCGAAGTTCATCCACATCGACGTCGACCCGGCGGAGATCTCGAAGAACGTGCCGGCGCACATCCCGATCGTGGGCGACGCCAAGAAGGTGCTGCCGAAGCTCACGCGGGAATACCGCGCACTCGAGACCGACGGCTCGCGCCTCGAGGCGTGGTGGCAGCGGATCAACACCTGGCAGGAGAAGTTCCCACTGCGCTACGACGATTCGGAGGACGCCGAGATCAAGCCGCAGCGAATGGTCGAGGCGATGTACGAGGCCACGGGCGGCGAGGCGATCATCACCTCGGACGTGGGCCAGCACCAGATGTGGGCCGCGCAGTACTACAAGTTCCCGCAGGCCCGGCGCTGGATCAACTCCGGCGGGCTCGGCACGATGGGCTTCGGCCTGCCGTCCGCGATGGGCGCGAAGGTCGGGTGTCCCGACCAGCCGGTGGTGTGCCTCGCCGGCGACGGCTCGCTGATCATGAACTGCCAGGAGCTCGCCACGTGCGTGACCGAGCAGATCCCGGTGAAGGTGTTCCTGATGAACAACGGCTACCTGGGCATGGTCCGCCAGTGGCAGGAGCTGTTCTGGGACCGCCGCTACTCGTCCGTGGAGATGGGCGCGAGCCCGGACTGGGTGAAGCTCGCCGACGCGTTCGGCGCCGTGGGCATGCGGGTGACCGACAAGAACGACGTGGTGGACGCCATGAAGACCGCCCTCGAGACCGACGGCCCCGTGCTCCTCGACGTCCACGTGACGAAGGAGGAGAACTGCTACCCGATGATCCCGGCCGGCCAGGCCGCCCGGGACATGGTGGGCTGA
- a CDS encoding methyltransferase domain-containing protein, whose protein sequence is MTDQLQFDEDASRAVEATYATPDVVRQRQATLAALELQPRERVLDIGCGPGYLAEEMAALVGPEGFVHGIDPSPAMLAIAARRALPHMELSEGDALSLPVPDESFDAAVSTQVYEYVADIEGALREARRVLRPGGRLLVLDTDWDSIVWRSSDHARMARVLRAWDEHLAHPHLPRRLPELLAQAGFAVPHAAVVPVLNVGYDPDTYSAHILGMIARFVAGRQGISAEEAREWEDDLRSLGPNYFFSLNRYLFVAPGG, encoded by the coding sequence ATGACCGATCAGCTCCAATTTGACGAGGACGCCTCCCGCGCGGTGGAGGCCACGTATGCCACCCCGGACGTCGTCCGGCAGCGCCAGGCCACCCTGGCTGCTCTCGAGCTCCAGCCGCGCGAGCGGGTGCTGGACATCGGCTGCGGACCCGGCTACCTGGCGGAGGAGATGGCCGCCTTGGTGGGACCCGAGGGCTTCGTGCACGGCATCGACCCGAGCCCCGCGATGCTCGCGATCGCCGCGCGGCGCGCGCTGCCGCACATGGAGCTGAGCGAAGGCGACGCCCTCTCGCTGCCGGTGCCGGACGAGAGCTTCGACGCCGCCGTTTCCACCCAGGTGTACGAGTACGTGGCCGACATCGAGGGCGCGCTGCGCGAGGCGCGGCGGGTGCTGCGGCCGGGCGGCCGCCTGCTCGTGCTCGACACGGACTGGGACTCGATCGTGTGGCGCTCGAGCGATCACGCGCGTATGGCACGGGTGCTGCGCGCGTGGGACGAACACCTCGCACACCCGCACCTCCCGCGCCGGCTGCCGGAGCTGCTCGCGCAAGCCGGCTTCGCGGTGCCGCACGCCGCCGTCGTGCCGGTGCTCAACGTGGGCTACGACCCCGACACCTACAGCGCCCACATCCTCGGCATGATCGCCCGCTTCGTGGCGGGACGGCAGGGCATCAGCGCGGAGGAGGCACGCGAGTGGGAGGACGACCTGCGGTCGCTCGGGCCGAACTACTTCTTCAGCCTCAACCGCTACCTGTTCGTGGCCCCGGGCGGCTAG
- a CDS encoding isochorismate synthase produces the protein MTTRTQPGSGPFRLADSAWALLEQRVERALRRARRERRRVIASVTVTVPAELHLTAAVLAARRAEDRFFCLEQPDRERSVLAALGAAAIVEASGDQRFRMAASACRELARGAEAADTAEDPPGAGPVWVGGFAFAPEGGSAPEWASLAPAQLVLPELSLARRGGEARLTLTAVLDGDESADAVLGRLRRRANALEPAPMPLFDPDPVASARVAGAAPPEHYESAVARAVEHIRAGEIEKVVLAREVRVHAPREIDPAPLYDALRAAFPACYCYLVGTPELSFIGASPELLVRRDGARAQTVALAGTTRRSADPSVDDLLGEQLMQGTKEREEQAIVARRIERNLRPVSVWVAAAEEPVLVKVQNVQHLATPIRAQLADPVPCVELAGRLHPTPAVGGEPRDHAYRLIPALEGLDRGWYAGTVGWTDLSEDGEFCVAIRCALLRGSVAHLYAGNGIVRDSDPADELAETEVKLQALLPLLA, from the coding sequence TTGACCACGAGGACGCAACCAGGAAGCGGGCCCTTCCGGCTCGCCGATTCCGCATGGGCGCTGCTCGAGCAGCGGGTGGAGCGCGCGCTGAGGCGTGCGCGGCGCGAGCGGCGGCGCGTGATCGCGAGCGTGACCGTGACGGTGCCGGCGGAGCTGCATCTGACGGCCGCCGTGCTGGCGGCCCGCCGGGCTGAGGACCGCTTCTTCTGCCTCGAGCAGCCCGACCGCGAACGCTCGGTACTCGCCGCGCTGGGCGCGGCGGCGATCGTGGAGGCGAGCGGGGACCAGCGCTTCCGGATGGCCGCCTCGGCGTGTCGCGAGCTGGCGCGCGGAGCGGAGGCGGCGGACACCGCGGAGGATCCGCCCGGCGCCGGCCCGGTGTGGGTGGGCGGCTTCGCCTTCGCGCCGGAGGGCGGGTCCGCGCCGGAGTGGGCGTCGCTCGCGCCCGCTCAGCTCGTGCTGCCCGAGCTGTCGCTGGCTCGCCGCGGCGGGGAGGCGCGCCTCACGCTCACCGCCGTGCTCGACGGAGACGAGTCCGCTGACGCTGTGCTTGGGCGGCTGCGCCGGCGGGCGAACGCGCTCGAGCCCGCTCCGATGCCTCTGTTCGACCCCGACCCGGTGGCGAGCGCCCGCGTGGCGGGTGCCGCGCCGCCCGAGCACTACGAGTCGGCCGTGGCGCGCGCGGTGGAGCACATCCGCGCGGGTGAGATCGAGAAGGTCGTGCTCGCCCGTGAGGTGCGGGTGCATGCGCCGCGCGAGATCGACCCGGCGCCGCTGTACGACGCCCTGCGGGCCGCGTTCCCGGCCTGTTACTGCTACCTCGTTGGCACCCCGGAGCTGTCCTTCATCGGGGCGAGCCCGGAGCTGCTCGTGCGCCGGGACGGCGCCCGGGCACAGACGGTGGCCCTCGCCGGCACCACGCGCCGCAGCGCGGACCCGTCGGTGGATGACCTGCTGGGCGAGCAGCTCATGCAGGGGACGAAGGAGCGCGAGGAGCAGGCCATCGTCGCGCGCCGCATCGAGCGCAACCTGCGTCCCGTGAGCGTATGGGTGGCGGCCGCCGAGGAGCCGGTGCTCGTGAAGGTGCAGAACGTCCAGCACCTCGCCACGCCCATCCGCGCCCAGCTGGCGGACCCGGTGCCGTGCGTGGAGCTCGCGGGGCGGTTGCATCCCACCCCGGCCGTGGGCGGCGAGCCGCGGGACCATGCCTACCGGCTCATCCCGGCGCTCGAGGGGCTCGACCGCGGCTGGTACGCCGGCACGGTGGGGTGGACGGACCTGTCGGAGGACGGCGAGTTCTGCGTGGCGATCCGCTGCGCGCTCCTGCGCGGCAGCGTCGCGCATCTCTACGCCGGCAACGGCATCGTGCGCGACTCGGATCCCGCGGACGAGCTGGCGGAGACCGAGGTGAAGCTCCAGGCGCTGCTGCCGCTACTGGCGTAG
- a CDS encoding calcium-binding protein has protein sequence MRRVLVLLAPVAVLGLALAFGAGAFGAGRPVCGVFTNGDDPPCQLTEGPDNVNALGGNDDVEGLGGDDVLNGGDGNDHLIGDDGNDTLIGGAGNDTPTGLAGDDNVQGNEGDDSILLGTGDDTADGGAGNDIISGDVGNDTIAGGDGNDRLDGGAGLDNLSGGAGDDTLSGGDDNDTLDGGDGNDSLNSGAGDDHVTGGAGNDTITVLAGNDTADGGAGNDSLTGDVGDDTLSGGAGRDRVSGGDGTDTLSGGSGPDTVTGGNGNDVMDGNSGNDNMSGNAGNDSINGGNGSDSIHGNDGNDVLVGGIGNNSLFGDNGNDKIVGGSGRDHIVGGAGRDRISSGGGNDFVVGNSGNDVINSGSGNDVVNGGSGRDRINAGSGNDKVNVRDGRKDVVNCGSGKDDVLADKVDVLRGCETKRVP, from the coding sequence ATGAGGCGGGTTCTGGTCCTCCTTGCGCCTGTCGCTGTGCTCGGGCTTGCGCTGGCGTTCGGTGCCGGCGCGTTCGGCGCGGGGCGACCGGTCTGCGGTGTCTTCACGAATGGTGACGATCCGCCCTGCCAGCTCACCGAAGGCCCGGACAACGTCAACGCGCTCGGCGGCAACGACGATGTGGAGGGGCTGGGCGGCGACGACGTCCTCAACGGCGGGGACGGCAACGACCACCTGATCGGCGATGACGGCAACGACACGCTGATCGGCGGCGCGGGGAACGACACGCCGACGGGGCTCGCGGGCGACGACAACGTGCAGGGCAACGAGGGAGACGACTCGATCCTGCTCGGCACGGGTGACGACACCGCCGACGGCGGAGCGGGGAACGACATCATCTCCGGCGACGTGGGCAACGACACGATCGCGGGCGGCGACGGCAACGACCGCCTGGACGGCGGGGCGGGCCTCGACAACCTCTCCGGCGGCGCCGGCGACGACACCCTGTCGGGCGGCGACGACAACGACACGCTCGACGGCGGCGACGGCAACGACAGCCTCAACTCCGGCGCGGGCGACGACCACGTGACCGGCGGCGCCGGCAACGACACGATCACCGTCCTCGCAGGCAACGACACCGCGGACGGCGGCGCGGGCAACGATTCGCTCACAGGCGACGTTGGCGACGACACGCTGTCGGGTGGCGCCGGCCGCGACCGTGTGTCGGGCGGCGACGGCACCGACACCCTCAGCGGGGGCTCCGGACCCGACACCGTCACCGGCGGCAACGGCAACGACGTGATGGACGGCAACTCCGGCAACGACAACATGAGCGGAAATGCCGGCAACGACAGCATCAACGGCGGCAACGGAAGCGACTCGATACACGGCAACGACGGCAACGACGTGCTCGTGGGCGGCATCGGGAACAACAGCCTCTTCGGCGACAACGGCAACGACAAGATCGTGGGCGGCTCGGGCCGCGACCACATCGTGGGCGGCGCCGGCCGCGACCGGATCAGCTCAGGCGGCGGCAACGACTTCGTGGTCGGGAACTCGGGCAACGACGTGATCAACTCCGGCTCGGGCAACGACGTGGTGAACGGCGGCAGCGGCCGCGACCGCATCAACGCGGGCAGCGGCAACGACAAGGTCAACGTCCGCGACGGGCGCAAGGACGTCGTGAACTGCGGCTCCGGCAAGGACGACGTGCTCGCAGACAAGGTCGACGTCCTGCGCGGCTGCGAGACCAAGCGCGTGCCCTAG
- a CDS encoding RNA polymerase sigma factor gives MEASVLSQPAKITGIGVRAPFLRLQSDEKLIDLIRAGDEAAFEALVQRYRSRLLAFCRHMLHSPEDAEDVLQEVFAASYRAIVADQREIFVRPWLYRIARNMCLKHLGKRRPATDGGIEELDVAAAGGTVDAVHMREDLRQIVGDVRELPETQRTALLLREIDGLSYDQIAAAMDTSVPGVKSLLVRARVSLAESAEGRLLSCEVVHLELRQASEGLARLSGPARRHARHCDACGAYQSELGLRRRSAAAAAAFLPLAPVALLKGLLGRLGAGAAGGTGAGLAGGGSGAAAVSAGTAGGAAAGGAVTATIGAVGAKVAVGVATATLVASGAADIHKVSHRHHVTNVAHAASAPQVPVAIAPPVAQRPLTIPQGSTVPAAPVHHHHHATQKSATDPSSSSGAPQLPPTQAGNGAFPDSPPPASTTDNTSDGQDNAPTDPSTQPIGSPEPAQVQGFNPQPSSGSGSGDASSGSSGSTTSGP, from the coding sequence ATGGAAGCGTCGGTCCTAAGCCAGCCCGCGAAGATCACAGGGATCGGCGTGCGCGCGCCATTCCTCAGGCTGCAGTCCGACGAGAAGCTGATCGACCTCATCCGGGCCGGCGACGAGGCCGCGTTCGAGGCGCTGGTGCAGCGCTATCGCTCGCGGCTGCTCGCGTTCTGCCGGCACATGCTGCACTCGCCCGAGGACGCCGAGGACGTGCTCCAGGAGGTGTTCGCCGCCTCCTACCGCGCGATCGTGGCCGACCAGCGGGAGATCTTCGTCCGCCCCTGGCTCTACCGGATCGCGCGGAACATGTGCCTGAAGCACCTGGGCAAGCGCAGGCCCGCCACCGACGGCGGCATCGAGGAGCTCGACGTGGCCGCGGCCGGCGGCACCGTGGATGCGGTGCACATGCGCGAGGACCTCAGGCAGATCGTCGGCGACGTGCGCGAGCTGCCCGAGACCCAGCGCACGGCGTTGCTTCTGCGCGAGATTGACGGCCTCTCCTACGACCAAATAGCCGCTGCAATGGACACGAGCGTGCCGGGGGTGAAGTCGCTGCTCGTGCGGGCGCGCGTGTCGCTCGCCGAGTCGGCAGAGGGGCGGCTGCTCAGCTGCGAGGTGGTTCACCTCGAGCTGCGCCAGGCGTCCGAGGGGCTCGCGCGGCTCAGCGGCCCGGCGCGCAGGCATGCCCGTCACTGCGACGCTTGCGGCGCCTACCAGTCGGAGCTCGGGCTGCGCCGCCGCTCAGCAGCAGCCGCGGCGGCGTTCCTGCCGCTCGCGCCGGTCGCACTGCTCAAGGGATTGCTCGGACGCCTGGGCGCCGGAGCGGCCGGCGGTACGGGCGCCGGTCTCGCGGGTGGCGGCAGCGGCGCCGCGGCGGTATCCGCGGGCACCGCCGGCGGAGCCGCGGCGGGCGGAGCCGTCACCGCCACGATCGGCGCAGTGGGGGCGAAGGTGGCGGTGGGAGTGGCCACGGCCACCCTCGTGGCCTCCGGGGCGGCGGACATCCACAAGGTGTCGCATCGCCACCACGTGACGAACGTCGCCCACGCCGCGTCCGCCCCGCAGGTGCCGGTGGCGATCGCGCCACCGGTTGCGCAGCGTCCACTCACGATCCCCCAGGGTTCCACCGTTCCCGCCGCGCCGGTGCACCACCATCACCACGCCACCCAGAAGTCCGCCACCGACCCGAGCTCGTCCTCCGGTGCGCCGCAGCTGCCGCCCACGCAGGCCGGCAACGGCGCCTTCCCCGACAGCCCGCCGCCGGCGTCCACCACGGACAACACGAGTGACGGGCAGGACAACGCGCCCACCGACCCGTCCACGCAGCCGATCGGCAGCCCCGAGCCCGCGCAGGTGCAGGGCTTCAACCCGCAGCCGTCCTCCGGAAGTGGCTCAGGGGACGCGTCGAGCGGGTCGAGCGGCAGCACCACCAGCGGCCCGTAG